One Cicer arietinum cultivar CDC Frontier isolate Library 1 chromosome 8, Cicar.CDCFrontier_v2.0, whole genome shotgun sequence DNA segment encodes these proteins:
- the LOC140919053 gene encoding uncharacterized protein, whose protein sequence is MDLDLALRIDRPSTPKDSSSSEEKLEYEKWDCSNRISLMIIKCGILEVFRGAVSDEIDTAKNFLVEMEKRFVKSDKAETSSLLQNLISMKYQGKGNIREHIMMMSNIASKLKGLKLELSDDLLIHLVLLSLPSQFSQFKVTYNCQKEKWTLNELISLCVQEEDRLKQDRTESAHFTSISKDKGKRKRIEEPKNKAAAKGPEQKKQTTDNNCFFCRSSGHVKKDCAKYHAWRVKKGLPELPKA, encoded by the exons atggatctagaccttgcattaagaattgatcgaccctctactcctaaggactctagttcttctgaagaaaaattagagtatgagaaatgggattgctcaaatcgcataagtcttatgatcataaagTGTGGCATTCTTGAGGTCTTTAGAGGTGCTGTCTCGGATGAGATAGATACAGCTAAAAATTtccttgttgagatggaaaaacgctttgtaaaaagtgataaggctgaaacaagttctttgcttcagaatttaatttccatgaagtatcaaggcaagggaaatataagagagcacattatgatgatgtccaacattgcttctaagcttaaaggtctaaagcttgagttgtcagatgacttactcattcatttagtattgctgtctcttccttcgcaattcagtcagtttaaggtgacttataattgtcaaaaggagaaatggactcttaatgagctcatttcattatgtgtgcaagaagaggacaggctgaagcaagataggactgaaagtgctcactttactagcatctctaaagacaagggcaaaaggaaaagaattgaggagcccaagaacaaagctgctgctaagggtccagaacaaaagaagcagactacggataacaactgcttcttctgcaggagttctggacacgtgaagaaggattgtgccaaatatcacgcttggcgtgttaagaaag ggttgcctgaacttccgaaagcctag